Sequence from the Thioclava sp. GXIMD4216 genome:
GGCGGATCTGGTGCTCATAGAAAGCGGACCGCCCATCCTGCTCGCCGATATCGCCAAAAAACATGCACCTCATGCGAAATTCGTCTATCGCGCCAGCGATGACTGCAAATCCTTGGGGCTGCCCCGAACGGTGCTTCAGGCCGAACTGGAAAAGGCGCCGCTTTTCGACCGGATCAGCATGGCAGGCCCGCAGATCGCCGCGCGGTTCCACGACTTTGCGCAAACGCGGATCGACCCGATCGGCGTGCCTCGCGCGGTTCTGGAACAACCGATGGCCTCGCCTTTTACAGGGCAGAGGGGCTGTCAGGCCGTTTGCGCCGGAACCACCCAGATCGATCTGGCCAGCGCCTCTCTGATGGCCGAAGCCCGCCCCGACTGGACCTTCCATATTCTGGGCCGCATCGCCCGCAAGCCGGATGATCTGCCCGCAAATCTGGTGCTGCATGGCGAAGTCAGCTATGAGACAAGCGTCTCCTATATCAGATATGCCGATATCGGGCTGGCGCTGTATCGCGACCTTCCGGGCATCGAATATCAGGCCCATCACAGCAACCGGATGCTGCTTTACCGCTATTTCGGCCTGCCGATCCTCGGGCCGCATCGCGTCTTCAGCGGGATCTCGCTGCGCGGTGCGGGCTATGAGGCCAATGATGCGGCCAGCATCCGTCACGCCCTGGACCGTATCGCCACCCTAGAGCGCGGTCCGGGAGATCCCGATATCGAGGATTGGTCCCGTCTTACGGACCGTCTGCTCTCGGTGCTGCCGGACGTGCATTGTCAGGTTGAAAGCAGGCGTCCCGCATGACGAGAAAACTCTGGATCTTATCGCCAATCGCGCTTCTGGCCTTCTCCTGGACGCTGACCATCGGCATCGGGGCCCTGCCCTTTCTCAACCCCGAGCATTACGGGCTGGCCCTGTATTTTCTGGCCCGCGAAGAGCTGGGCCCCGAGCTGATCAGCTGGGCCGGTATCCTCTGGCTGGGGGTGGCCTTGATATTTTTCGTGGCCCTGAGCGGGCTGACCCTGCTGGGGGCACCGGACCGCTTCGACGCCCGCCCCCATACCGATCTCGACCGCATGGCGCGGCGGGTCTTTCGGGTCAACTGCTTCTGCCTCGGCGTGACGCTGGCATGGATTGCGGTCAGCGCGGCACAGATGGGCGGGCTGGGCGCGCTGGTCGCACAGGCCCAAAGCAATGCGCTGGCCTTGCGCGACCAGATGCTGGAAAACAAGCTGTTCAGCGGTATGCGCCTGCTTTACGGCGCCTTGCCTGCAACAGGCGCGATGGCCTGTGTGCTGCTGGCCGCAGGGCGCAAGTTCGGCACGTTGTCCCCCCATGCGCGGCGGCTTCTGCTGAGCGTGGCTCTGACCGACCTCGTCGCGCTGACCCTGCTGCCCATCATCATGTCCCAGCGGATCCTGTTGCTACATCTGCTGATGGCCAGCTATTTCGGGATCTGCATGGTGCATCAGCGCATCGTCGCCCTGCCGCAACTGGTGCTCGGGGCGGGGCTGTTCCTGCTGATCTGGATCTTGCGCGAATCCGTGACCAATCCGACGCTGTCGGATCATGGCGCGGTCGAACTGGGGCTGCAGAAGCTGGTCTTCTACGCCTCGAATGATCTGCTCAACACCCTACAGCCCTTCACGCGCGATTTCGACCATACGCTGGGCTTCTTCAGCTTCCGCTTCCTGCTGATCCTGACCCAGACCGAAGGCAGCGTGCTGAGCCTGATCCCGTCCCGCCTTGAAGGTGTGGAAGAGGTGCGTGGCGGCGGTGAATGGTCCATGCTGACAACCCCCTATGTCGATTTCGGCGTTGCGGGCGCCTTGGTTTTGCTGGCGTTTTTCGCCGTCGCAACCGCTGTCACCTTCCATCGCGGCCATTTCAGCCTGACCGCCGCAGGGCTTTACGCCCATATGGCGGCCGGTTTCATGCTGTCCACACATGTCCAGTATTTCACCAATATCAACTTCGTCGTCATCCTGTGCCTGACCGGCTTTATCGGGGCCTCCGCCCCCCTGCGCAGCTTGCCCGCCCTGCGCCCCACCTACCCTCTGGCCAGAAGGAGAAGCCCGTGAAAATCATCCATATTCTCACCCGCTTGCTTCATGCCGGCTCGGAAGAGAACACCATAGCCACAGCCGTCTGGCAGGCCCTGCATGGCCATGAGGTGCATATCGTCCACGGGCCCGACCCCGATCCAAGCTGGGCCGAGGATTACGGCCATCTGCTCAGCTTCCACACCCTGCCCGATATGCGCCACCCCGTTGCTCCGCTGGCCGATCTGCGGGCGGTTCTGGCCTTGCGCACCCTGTTTCGGGCCCTTGATGCGGATGTCCTGCACACCCATCAAAGCAAGGCAGGCGTTCTGGGCGCGCTGGCTGCTCCGGCCTGTCCGCGCATGGCCGTGCTGCGCGGGCTGCATATCGTGTCCTTCGAGACCCCCTCGCCGGTCAAGCGGGCCCTGTTTATCGGTTTGGAGCATCTGGCGGCGCTGTTCAGCGACAGCTATATCGCCGTCTCCGAGGCGACAGGGCAGGCCTATCTGCGCGCGGGGATCACGCAAGAGGTCGCCACTGTCCATTCGGGCATGGATCTGCGCCGCTTCCGCACGGCCCTACCGGCCGCCGACCTTGCCATACAGGGGCCGGTCCTGCTGATGCTGGCCGCGTTCGAGCCCCGCAAACGCCATGCCGAATTCCTGCGCGCCCTGCCGCCGCTTCTGGCCCGCCATCCCGATCTGCGGGTCTATCTTGCCGGAAAAGGCCCCGAGCAGGACAGTATTGCCACGCTGATCCGGCATATGGGCCTTGCGGCGCATGTGCATATGCTGGGTCACCGGACCGATCCCGAGGCGCTGATTGCGCGGGCCGATCTTTCGGTCCTGTGTTCCACCAATGAGGGGCTGCCGCGCGTGATCGTCCAGTCGCTGGCCGGAGGTTGTCCGGTTGTGGCCTGCGACCTGCCCGCGCTGCGCGAGGTGCTGCGCGACGGGGAGAACGGCCTGATCTGCCCGCCCGACGACCTGCCCAGCATGATGGGCACCATCGACGCCCTGCTCCAGAGCCGCGCCAGGCTGGCGCAGCTGGCACAGGGCGCGCGCGACACGGATCTGTCGAAATGGGAGCTGGACCGCTTGGGCCGCGAAAGCACCCGACTGAGCCAGCAGGCATGGCGCCATCGTCGCGCCCGCCAAGCGGGCTATGCCTATCATCGCGTCCCGAAGGAGGCCCCGCTGTGACCCCCGCGACGCGCCGTCTGGTGCTGAATGCACGGTTCCTGACCCAGGCCCAATCGGGCGTCCAGCGCTATGCCCATATGCTGATGACAGCCTTCGACCGGCTGCTGGAGCATCCCTCGCTGGCGCAGCGCCTCGGGCCGGTCACAGCCTATTATCCCGCGGATGCAGGGCTGCAGGTTACCCCCGCATGGCGGCATATCACGTTAGAGCCACTGCCCTGCCGATGGCCGGGCGGTGGCCATATCTGGGAACAGACCGCCTTGGCCCGCGCGGCAAGGGGGGGGTATCTGCTCAATCTGACGGGGTCTGGTCCGGCGCTGCATCGCGACCAGCTTCTGGTGATCCATGACGCCAATATCTGGCACGTCCCCGAAGCCTTCTCGCGCCGCTATCGCGGTTTTCACAAGACCCTACGTCCGGTTCTGGCCCGCCGCGCGCGTGATCTGGCAACGGTCAGCCAGTTTTCCGCACAGGAGCTGGCGCAGGTGCTTGACCAGCCGGAACTGCGGTTTCGGGTCATTCCCAACGGTGCCGACCATCTGGTGCCGCCGCGGGATTGTGCCGCTGTGATGTCCGCTCTGGGACTGTCGAAAAACGGATTCTTTCTGGCAGTGGGCAATCTGTCGCCCAATAAAAATCTGGTACGTCTGGCACAGGCAATGGCGAAACTGGGCTATCCGCTGCCTCTGGTAATTGCGGGGGCAGAAGCCTCGGGGCTTGCCAAGGCCGGTCTTCCGCCCGAACTGGCACACTCTGGGCAGGTCCGCTTTCTCGGGCGGGTCGATGATGACACGCTGGCCGTGCTCTATGCCAATGCCCGCGCCTTTCTCTGGCCCCCGCTGCGCGAAGGGTTCGGGATCCCGCCGCTTGAGGCGATGCGCTTCGGCACCCCTGTCCTGTCATCCAACAGCACCGCCATGCCCGAGGTTCTGGCACAGGCCCCGATCTATTTCGAGCCACAGGACGTGGAGGATATCGCCCGCGCCATCGCGCAGTTTCTGGCGCTGCCGACCGAAGCCCGTGACGCGCAGGTGATTGCCGGATATGACCGCGCCCGCCGCTTCAGTTGGGACCGCTCGGCCAAGCAACTGGCCGAATTGCTGGCCAAACGCCTAAGCTGACACGCGGCAGGCGCGGTGGGGCTAGGCCCGCCCGACCTGCCGCACCATGCGCCACCAGCACAAGGCCACCCCCCCGCAGCCGCCGCCAAATGCGACCGCCCCGAAAGGCAGGGCCAAGCAGGCCGCCAGCCCCGCACAGAGCAGATAGGGCAGCCCGACGGCCCAGAGCAAGGCCCGAACCTCCAGCCCGATCAGCCGCAACATGCGCGGCAAAAACAGCCCCAAGGCAAGATAGGAGGCCAGCACATGGCCAAGGATCATCGCCTGCGCGGACACCGGCACCATCAGGACAACACATCCGGCACTCAGGCCCAATCCCAGCCCCGCACGCAGGAAGGCCCGCCCCGCCCCCTTGCGCACCACCAAAGCCTGATCGACCCCGAGAACGGTCGTCGCCACCGGCCCGAGCGCTGCAAGCGCCTGCACCATTGGCGCGGCAAGCCCTGCCGCAGATGCCCCCAACAGCGCGTTCAGCACCGGCAGCGCCCAGACTGCCACCGCCATATAGGCTGGTGCCGACACAAGGGCCGCCAGCCGCAGAACCCGCACAACCAGACCCGCGCTCCGGTCCTTGGCCCGCATCATCACGGGCAGCACCAGAAAGCGCAGCGGCGCCAATGTCAGCGCATCCACAAGCTGGAAGATCCGCTGTGCAATCTGGAAGCCGCCCGCAATCGCACCGCCATAAACCAGCCCCAGCAGGAACTGGATCAAGGGCAGGGCCGCCCCCGCCACAAGCCCGCGTCCGGCAATCGCCATCACCTCGGGAGCAAGGGCGCGCATCTGTACCAGACGCGGCCCGTCGGAGGGCCACCACCGCGCCATCCGCCATGACAGAAGCGCCGAGGCAACAGCGTTGATCACCGCAAACCCGACCAGCGACCAGACCCCGCCGCCCATCGCATAAAGCGCAAACCCGCCCGCCCCCGAAAGAAGCTGCACGGCGGCAGTGCGCAGCGCCAGTGCCCGCAGCCGCAGCGCCTGACGTAGCTGCGCCTCCTGCACCGCACTCGCCCCCTGAAACAGTGGCACCAGCAACAGGGTGGCGATCTGGGCCTGCATATCCTGCAACGCCCCCACCCCCAGATATGCCAGACCGATCAGCCCCAAAGCCAGCACCGCAATGCCGACCGTCAGCGCCTGCGCCAGCCAGAACAAGGCCGCCAGTCGCGCGGCATCGGCAGGCGCGGTCAACACCACCGCATCGGCAATGCCGCCCTTATGAAGCACCTGCGACCACCGGAACACCGCAAGCGCCGTTGCGAATGCCCCCAGATCCGCAACCGGCAGCAACCGCGCCATAGCAAGGAAAAAGATCACATTGCCGCCCAGTCGCGACAGTTGCAGCACCACAGACCAGAGCGCCTTGGACATGGCTCAGGCCCCGCCGCGATAGACCCCGCCCTGCGCGGCGGCACGGATATGGCGGTAGATGGCAAGATCGGGCGCGCAGATATCCTCGATCCGCGCCCGCAGATGGGGCGGGCATTGCGGCGCCGGATCGGGGCGCTTGTTGCGCGACAAAGGCAGGAGAGGGCGACCGGCCAGCCGTCGCAATGCGGCACGGAACGCGGCCCCCTCGTCAAGAAACCCGACCAGTGCGAAACCCTCGAGCGCCTGACAGGCCCGCGCGACATCTGCGGCAGGAGCGGCACTGTGATGCTGATAGGTGCCGGCGAAATAATACAGATATTGCGAGCCGAAACGCTGTGCAGGCTCGGTCTCGAGAAAGGCCTCCAGCAGATCGGCCCGCGCCGGATCGGGATGGCGGCGCTGGACATAGGCGTAATGCGACAGGAACCGTGCGACGGGCTCGCGCAGCAGGCTGACGCAGGCCCGCTCTGGCGCAAGCTGCGCCACCAGATCCGCGTTGAACTGCACATGGGCCGAAATACAGCGCAGGTTGCGCTCCAGCATCTGGGCCACCTCGACCCGCCGCACGGCATAATCCGCCAAGATAAGGGCCGTGTCGCGCGCCTGCGGCTCTAGCGCCTGCGCGATCCGTTTGGTGCGATCAATGTCGATTGTTCCCTGAGACGGCCAGAAGGCCAGCCGCAAAGCCGCACCGAAGCTGGTACCACCGCATTTTGGGACGTGAATATAGAGGAAGGATCGGGACATGACACTCGGCACAGATAATTCGAATGCAATCGATTTACCTTAATGGCGTTAAACGCGAATTAACCGAGATCGGCGAATGCTCGAAAAAATAGATCTCTTTCACCGCGTTCGCGCATCGCTTCCGGTTCGTAAATGGTACAGACTTTACAGACGTTTTCTGCCTGTCCTCTTTTGTTCCCGCAAGATGCCGTCAGAGGGGGCATATCATGAGCATTCAATCGGGCTTTCGCACAAGCCAGCCGCATCTGAGCCTGTCAGGCGCGCCGGACCAGATCGCCGTGACCGATGGTCAGGTTGCCACGACGCTGAAAACACTCTGGTCGGGACGGTGGCTGATTGCCAGCACGACGGTACTGGCACTGGGTCTGGGGCAGCTCTGGCTGTCGGAATTCGCCACGCCACTCTACCGCGCCACCACCTCTGTCCTGCTGGAGCCGCAAGATGAAAGCCTGACCGATCCGGACCGCGTGCCCGACCGCGCCCGACCGATCGATGACACGATCCGCCGCACCGAAGTCGAAATTCTGCGCGGTCGGGCCTTGCTGGGCACGGTCGTCGATGATCTTGCACTGACCGCGGATCCGGAATTCAACGCCAGTCTGCGGGCCCCCGGATTTGGCGCGCGGCTCAGGGCCCTGTTCCCCGGACAGGCCAGCACACGCCCGACGCCCGACCAACAGCGCGAGGCGGCAATTTCGGTGCTCAGCGAAAATGTCACCATCCGCAATCTTGCACCGAGCCTCGTGTTCGAACTGAGCGCGGTCACCGAGACCCCGCAGAAATCGGCCCTGATCGCCGACCGGCTCGCACAGAACTATATCAGCCAGCAGATCGCGCTGAAACGGCACGAAAGCGATAATGCGATCCGTTGGCTGGGGCAGCGGCTGACCGATCTCCAGCACCAGATCGAGACCTCCAATGCCGAACTGTCGCGACTGAGCGGTTCGGCGGCAACAGAGACCGCGCGCACGGTGGTGCAGACCCGCCGCCTGCAGAAGCTGGAAGGCGATCTGGCGACCGCGCGGCTGGCCCTGTCCGAAAGCCAGCGCCGTCTGCAGGCTCTGCCCGCCACGGCTGCGCCCGACGCGCGTGCCACCCGCGAGGCGCAAGTGGCGATCGACGCGGCCACGCTGCGCAATCTCGAACGCCAATATGGCGAGATCGACACCGGTCTGCGCAGCGAGACGGAAACGGCCACCCGCCAGAAGTTGCTGGAACAGCAAAGCGAAACCGATCTGCTGGTCTATGGCCATTTCCTGACCCGCCTCAAGGATACGATCGCCCGCGAAGGCCGCCAGATGGCCGATAGCCGCGTCCTTTCGGCAGCAGTCGAACCGGGCGCGCCCTATCTGCCGCGACCACCTCTGGTGCTGTCGCTCAGCGCGATGCTGGGGGCGGCCTTGGGGTTGATGATCTTGCTGTTGCGGCAGACATTCCGGCAGACCATCCGTTCGGCCCACGAGCTGGAAGAGTTCACCGGCCAGAAAGTGATCGGCCAGCTTCCCCGCCTGCCGGGCGGCAAGGGACGCTCGAGCATCGATTTCCTGCATGACTATCCGGATTCGCCCGCCGCCGAGGCCCTGCGCGGGCTGCGCACGAATATCGTGCTTGAACAATTGTTGCTGGGCCAGAAGGTGATCGCCATCACCTCGGCCAATCCGCAGGAGGGCAAGACCACCGTCTCGCTGGGACTTGCCCGTCAGATGGCCAGTCTGGGCAAGCGCGTGCTGGTGATCGAGGGCGATCTGCGGCGGCGGGTCTTCAAGGAGTATCTCGGGGTTGCAGCCGCGCAGGACATGATCGGCGCACTCACCGGAAGCCTGTCGCTGGCGGAGGCGGTGCATACCGATCCGCGTAGCGGGATGGATGTGCTGTTTGGGGCGAAAACCCACGGCAACCCCGCTGATATCTTCGCATCAGAGGCGTTTTCGCGGCTTCTGGCCGAGGCGCGCGACAGCTATGACTATGTCATCATCGACACCCCGCCCGTGCTTTGCGTGCCCGACACGCGGATCATCTTGCAGGGCTGCGACCGGGCGCTGTTTCTGGTCAACTGGAATATCACCACGCGGGTCCAGGTGCGCGACGGCCTGGCCGCGCTGCACAGCTCGGGGCGTAAACTCGGGGGGCTGATCTTGAACCGTATCGATCCGCGCAGCACCAAAGAGTTCTACTATACGGCCTATTACAGCACCGAGACAGGGCGCCCCAGCCAGCGCCCCCTCTGACTGGCCCCCATCAGACTGGCACCGGCAAGCTTCCGGCGGGTCTGCGCCGGAGCCGCCCCTATTTCTCCATCATGTCGCGGTAATAACGGCGCAGGAAAAACAGACCCAATGTGCCGCAGATCAGAGCGACCAGATAGACATAGCCGGGATTGAGATATTCGGCGTGATAGGAATAGTAGAACGCCGTGCGCATCTCGCCTGTAACATGGACCAGCGGGTTCCAGTTGAGCCATGTGCTATAGGGGCGCGGCAAGGTCTCGTGCAGCAAGATGACCCCCGAGATCAGCATCAGCGGGCGGGTGATCACACTCCAGACCATCTGCCAGAGCGGATGGCGGGAGATCAGCGTACAGAGCAGCATCCCCACCCCGAGCCCCAGACAGGACGCCATCAGATAGGCGGACAAAACGCGCGGCAGGATGAACGTCGTGCGGGTGTCATAAACCATCAGGATGACCGAAAGGATGATGGTCGAATTCAGCGCCTGCGTGGCAACATTGAGGATGAAACGCGCCAGCACCGCATCAAGGAAGGTCACACGCGGGTAGCTGAGCAGCTGCCGCGAGAAGTTGATGGCTTGCGACACTTTCGTGGAGGTGGTGGTAAACATCCAAAGCGGCATCATACCCGTGGCATAGAACAGGGCGAAATTCTTCCCCAGAGGCGGCGAGCGGAAGCCGATAGAGAAGATCGCCACCAAGACCGCAATCCCCAGAACCGGTTCGAGGATCGCCCAGAGATAACCACCGGGCGAGCGGCCATAGGTCGCGCTCATCTCGCGCAGGATCAGGGCAAAAATCGTGCGGAACGTGCTGAGCGGTGGCGTGCTTTTGACAGAGCGCAAGCGGCCAAGTTCTTCGGGGCTGAGCTGGTCAATCGGGTTCTGGGTCATTTTTGTTTCATATTCCGATTGTGATGGGCGATGGCCTCGTCGACATCCGGATAATAGGTCAGGGTGCCTTTTTCCAACACGGCCCCCGCCGTGCAGATCCGGCGGATCTGCGCATCCGAATGCGAGACATAGATGGCCGAACGGGAGCGCACCCGATCCAGAAACATCGCGTTACTCTTGTCGCGGAAGCTGGCATCGCCCGCAGCGGTCACCTCGTCCACGAGATAGGTGTCAAAATCCAGCGCCATATTGATCCCGAAACTCAGCCGACCGCGCATCCCCGAAGAATAGGTCCGCACCGGCATATGGAAATGCGGCCCGAGCTCGGCAAATTCCTCGACAAAATTCACCATCTCGTCGGTATCGGCCCCGTAGACCCGTGCCACGAACAGGGCATTCTGCGCACCGGTCATATCCTGATGCATGGAGCTGGCCAGCCCCACGGGGTAGGAAATCCGCCCGTCGGTCAGCACCTCGCCGGAATTCGGCGAGGACAGCCCCGCGATCATCCGCAACAAAGTGGATTTGCCCGCGCCGTTCCGGCCCAGCAGGCCAACCGATACACCGGTCGGAAACACGGCATTGATCTGGCGGGCGACGACCTTTTTCTGACCTGCGGCGCGGAACACTTTGGTGAGGTTTTTCAAAACGATCACGACATGCCTCCCGCGCGCTTAGCGGCGATCTCTCAGGGCATAGGCAACCAGGACCACCAGAACCC
This genomic interval carries:
- a CDS encoding O-antigen polymerase, which gives rise to MTRKLWILSPIALLAFSWTLTIGIGALPFLNPEHYGLALYFLAREELGPELISWAGILWLGVALIFFVALSGLTLLGAPDRFDARPHTDLDRMARRVFRVNCFCLGVTLAWIAVSAAQMGGLGALVAQAQSNALALRDQMLENKLFSGMRLLYGALPATGAMACVLLAAGRKFGTLSPHARRLLLSVALTDLVALTLLPIIMSQRILLLHLLMASYFGICMVHQRIVALPQLVLGAGLFLLIWILRESVTNPTLSDHGAVELGLQKLVFYASNDLLNTLQPFTRDFDHTLGFFSFRFLLILTQTEGSVLSLIPSRLEGVEEVRGGGEWSMLTTPYVDFGVAGALVLLAFFAVATAVTFHRGHFSLTAAGLYAHMAAGFMLSTHVQYFTNINFVVILCLTGFIGASAPLRSLPALRPTYPLARRRSP
- a CDS encoding ABC transporter permease; translation: MTQNPIDQLSPEELGRLRSVKSTPPLSTFRTIFALILREMSATYGRSPGGYLWAILEPVLGIAVLVAIFSIGFRSPPLGKNFALFYATGMMPLWMFTTTSTKVSQAINFSRQLLSYPRVTFLDAVLARFILNVATQALNSTIILSVILMVYDTRTTFILPRVLSAYLMASCLGLGVGMLLCTLISRHPLWQMVWSVITRPLMLISGVILLHETLPRPYSTWLNWNPLVHVTGEMRTAFYYSYHAEYLNPGYVYLVALICGTLGLFFLRRYYRDMMEK
- a CDS encoding sulfotransferase family 2 domain-containing protein, with amino-acid sequence MSRSFLYIHVPKCGGTSFGAALRLAFWPSQGTIDIDRTKRIAQALEPQARDTALILADYAVRRVEVAQMLERNLRCISAHVQFNADLVAQLAPERACVSLLREPVARFLSHYAYVQRRHPDPARADLLEAFLETEPAQRFGSQYLYYFAGTYQHHSAAPAADVARACQALEGFALVGFLDEGAAFRAALRRLAGRPLLPLSRNKRPDPAPQCPPHLRARIEDICAPDLAIYRHIRAAAQGGVYRGGA
- a CDS encoding glycosyltransferase family 1 protein — its product is MTPATRRLVLNARFLTQAQSGVQRYAHMLMTAFDRLLEHPSLAQRLGPVTAYYPADAGLQVTPAWRHITLEPLPCRWPGGGHIWEQTALARAARGGYLLNLTGSGPALHRDQLLVIHDANIWHVPEAFSRRYRGFHKTLRPVLARRARDLATVSQFSAQELAQVLDQPELRFRVIPNGADHLVPPRDCAAVMSALGLSKNGFFLAVGNLSPNKNLVRLAQAMAKLGYPLPLVIAGAEASGLAKAGLPPELAHSGQVRFLGRVDDDTLAVLYANARAFLWPPLREGFGIPPLEAMRFGTPVLSSNSTAMPEVLAQAPIYFEPQDVEDIARAIAQFLALPTEARDAQVIAGYDRARRFSWDRSAKQLAELLAKRLS
- a CDS encoding polysaccharide biosynthesis tyrosine autokinase, with product MSIQSGFRTSQPHLSLSGAPDQIAVTDGQVATTLKTLWSGRWLIASTTVLALGLGQLWLSEFATPLYRATTSVLLEPQDESLTDPDRVPDRARPIDDTIRRTEVEILRGRALLGTVVDDLALTADPEFNASLRAPGFGARLRALFPGQASTRPTPDQQREAAISVLSENVTIRNLAPSLVFELSAVTETPQKSALIADRLAQNYISQQIALKRHESDNAIRWLGQRLTDLQHQIETSNAELSRLSGSAATETARTVVQTRRLQKLEGDLATARLALSESQRRLQALPATAAPDARATREAQVAIDAATLRNLERQYGEIDTGLRSETETATRQKLLEQQSETDLLVYGHFLTRLKDTIAREGRQMADSRVLSAAVEPGAPYLPRPPLVLSLSAMLGAALGLMILLLRQTFRQTIRSAHELEEFTGQKVIGQLPRLPGGKGRSSIDFLHDYPDSPAAEALRGLRTNIVLEQLLLGQKVIAITSANPQEGKTTVSLGLARQMASLGKRVLVIEGDLRRRVFKEYLGVAAAQDMIGALTGSLSLAEAVHTDPRSGMDVLFGAKTHGNPADIFASEAFSRLLAEARDSYDYVIIDTPPVLCVPDTRIILQGCDRALFLVNWNITTRVQVRDGLAALHSSGRKLGGLILNRIDPRSTKEFYYTAYYSTETGRPSQRPL
- a CDS encoding oligosaccharide flippase family protein; its protein translation is MSKALWSVVLQLSRLGGNVIFFLAMARLLPVADLGAFATALAVFRWSQVLHKGGIADAVVLTAPADAARLAALFWLAQALTVGIAVLALGLIGLAYLGVGALQDMQAQIATLLLVPLFQGASAVQEAQLRQALRLRALALRTAAVQLLSGAGGFALYAMGGGVWSLVGFAVINAVASALLSWRMARWWPSDGPRLVQMRALAPEVMAIAGRGLVAGAALPLIQFLLGLVYGGAIAGGFQIAQRIFQLVDALTLAPLRFLVLPVMMRAKDRSAGLVVRVLRLAALVSAPAYMAVAVWALPVLNALLGASAAGLAAPMVQALAALGPVATTVLGVDQALVVRKGAGRAFLRAGLGLGLSAGCVVLMVPVSAQAMILGHVLASYLALGLFLPRMLRLIGLEVRALLWAVGLPYLLCAGLAACLALPFGAVAFGGGCGGVALCWWRMVRQVGRA
- a CDS encoding ABC transporter ATP-binding protein; amino-acid sequence: MIVLKNLTKVFRAAGQKKVVARQINAVFPTGVSVGLLGRNGAGKSTLLRMIAGLSSPNSGEVLTDGRISYPVGLASSMHQDMTGAQNALFVARVYGADTDEMVNFVEEFAELGPHFHMPVRTYSSGMRGRLSFGINMALDFDTYLVDEVTAAGDASFRDKSNAMFLDRVRSRSAIYVSHSDAQIRRICTAGAVLEKGTLTYYPDVDEAIAHHNRNMKQK
- a CDS encoding glycosyltransferase, which gives rise to MKIIHILTRLLHAGSEENTIATAVWQALHGHEVHIVHGPDPDPSWAEDYGHLLSFHTLPDMRHPVAPLADLRAVLALRTLFRALDADVLHTHQSKAGVLGALAAPACPRMAVLRGLHIVSFETPSPVKRALFIGLEHLAALFSDSYIAVSEATGQAYLRAGITQEVATVHSGMDLRRFRTALPAADLAIQGPVLLMLAAFEPRKRHAEFLRALPPLLARHPDLRVYLAGKGPEQDSIATLIRHMGLAAHVHMLGHRTDPEALIARADLSVLCSTNEGLPRVIVQSLAGGCPVVACDLPALREVLRDGENGLICPPDDLPSMMGTIDALLQSRARLAQLAQGARDTDLSKWELDRLGRESTRLSQQAWRHRRARQAGYAYHRVPKEAPL